The following nucleotide sequence is from Tardiphaga alba.
AATTGACGTGTCGCAATGCACTCGCCGAGCTGCACAAAGTTCATGCAGCCGGGTGACTATCAAACAGCCGTCAGTGCGACAGGATCTTCGACAGGAACAGCTGCGCGCGGTCGCTGCGCGGATGGCCGAAGAAATCATCCTTCTGCGCATCCTCGACGATCTCGCCGCCATCCATGAAGATGACCCGGTTGGCGACCTTCTTGGCGAAGCCCATTTCATGGGTCACCACCATCATGGTCATGCCTTCTCGCGCGAGTTCGACCATGACGTCGAGCACCTCATTGATCATTTCCGGATCGAGCGCCGAGGTCGGCTCGTCGAACAGCATGCAGATCGGGTCCATCACCAGCGCGCGCGCAATGGCGACGCGCTGCTGCTGGCCGCCGGAGAGCTGGCCGGGATATTTTTCGGCATGCGCGGTGAGGCCGACGCGCTCCAGCATCTTCATCGCCTTCTTGCGCGCGTCCTCTTCCTTGCGGCCCAGCACGATGGTCTGGCCGAGGCAGAGATTCTCGACGATCTTCAGATGCGGAAACAGCTCGAAGTGCTGGAACACCATGCCGACGCGGGAGCGCAGCTTCGGCAGGTCCTTCTTCATCTTGGTGATCGACAGGCCATCCACCGTGATGGTGCCTTCCTGGATCGGCTCCAGTGCATTCACGGTCTTGATCAGCGTCGATTTGCCCGAACCGGACGGCCCGCAGACGACGACGACCTCGCCTTTCTCGACTTGCGTCGTGCAGTTCTTCAGCACCTGGAACTGCGGATTGTACCACTTGCTGACATTGTCGATGGAGATCATGGGCATGGGAGACAACCGTGCTGATTATCGGATGATGCTGATGCGCTTTTGCAAGCGCTTCACGAAGAAGGATGCAGTGAAGCTGATCGCGAAATAGACCACCGCTGCGAACAGATACATTTCAGTGAGACGACCATCGCGCTGCGCGACCTTGGCGGCAGCGCCGAGGAAATCGGTGATCGAGAGC
It contains:
- a CDS encoding amino acid ABC transporter ATP-binding protein, with the protein product MISIDNVSKWYNPQFQVLKNCTTQVEKGEVVVVCGPSGSGKSTLIKTVNALEPIQEGTITVDGLSITKMKKDLPKLRSRVGMVFQHFELFPHLKIVENLCLGQTIVLGRKEEDARKKAMKMLERVGLTAHAEKYPGQLSGGQQQRVAIARALVMDPICMLFDEPTSALDPEMINEVLDVMVELAREGMTMMVVTHEMGFAKKVANRVIFMDGGEIVEDAQKDDFFGHPRSDRAQLFLSKILSH